The following nucleotide sequence is from Solanum dulcamara chromosome 7, daSolDulc1.2, whole genome shotgun sequence.
ttaggtatgaaaggAATAGTtcgtgtttttgacacttatctctaatttctattatgtatagatttattctttcattttatttacataaaattttCCAATCAAATGATGTCATTGAACACGTTCGACGCTCCGctaaaaaaaaaactcccaAACCCCACAAAAAAGTcatgtagaaaaaaaaaacaagacatattatatttattcatgaagataattttaaaatatttgattaaaaataaaacagaataCCATATGCAAACTGATTTCATAAGTTTCAAgtcattatataaatttataaatttctaTCACCCCCTTTCAATAGATTGCTAATAActaaaataatatcaataagTCCTTGAAGCTTGTCACTAGCAGCTTTCAATTGGGGCGCTTCAGCGGGTGGATCTGAAAAATTGTCATCACACGTAGAAGGATCATCCAAAGCAGCAGAGGCATGAATATTCAAACCAGCATAGTCTTTAGACTTTAAAAGAGCAGGCAATCCTCTAAGATCATCAATGCCGTCATTGTAATTCTCCAAACACGAACTATATCGTGTCTTTAATTTTGGATCTGTGGCTTGTTTAAGCAATGTATTAACAAGATCATGTGCGGATTGCATGTTCTTTAGGGATATGTCTATTGAGATAGTCGCAAGTCCTTCGAGATTTGCACTTTTCGATCGAGAATCCCCATTTAGAGCCGATAAACATATAGCGGGTTTTTGTGTTTTTGCACAAACATCGTTTACCAAATCGGCTCTTACACTTGTTAACGTGAAGGAGATTGATAGTAGAGAAACTATCAGAAACAAGACAGAGATATATGAGAGTgccatttcgtatggttaaatatttttatttcataacttGTGTTTATGTTATGCACTTTATATAACCGTGTCTTCCAATTATGGAATTAAAGCGTCTAGGATTTTATGGAAAGAAAATTAAGTAGAATCACTCGTATTTAATTTCAAAAGATTTTGTTTGCTTTCTTGTTTCATAGTAAAACTGATATTAAATTGAAAAGAgaaacataaatttatgatttaataactttcatatttttcaaatcGATTACAATATCTTGCATAAATCAATAAATTCCTATGCATGTATACCCCCTTTCAATTGATTGCTAATAACCAAAGTAATACCAATAAGTCCTTGAAGCTTGTCACTAGCATCTTTTAATTGGGGTGATTCAGTGGGTGGTCCTGAAAAATTGTCATCACATGTAGAAGGATCATCCGAAGCAGCGGAAGCATGAATGTTCAAACTATCATAATCTTTAGAATTCAAAAAACCATACAGTTctcctaaattatttaaagcGTCATTATAATTCTCCAAACACGAAGTGTATCGTCTCTTTAAGTTTGGATCTGTTGCCTGTGTAAGCAACGTACTAACAAGATCATGTGTGGATTTTGCGTTCTTTTGTGACAAGTCTATTGAGATAGTCCCAAGACCTTCGAGATTCGCACCTTTGGATCGAGGATCCCCATTTAGAGCTGATAAACATATAGCAGGCTTTTGTGTTTTTGAGCAAACATCGTTTATCAGATCGGCTTTCACGCTTGTTAACGTGAACAAGATTGATAGTACAGAAGCTATCAGAAATATGGCAAAGTTGTATGACAGTGCCattttgaatgatcaagttaaTGTTTTTGTTTTCGTTATAACTTGTGCTGTGATCTGCATTTATATAGCCGTATCTTCTAATTGATGAACATGTTGAGCTAAGTAAGTAATTAATTAGAACCTAATCATATattaaccaaagaaaaagaagcTAATTATGTTTAATTTTTGTAAGATTTTGCTACCTTATTCCTTTTGATGGTCA
It contains:
- the LOC129894493 gene encoding pectinesterase inhibitor-like, with translation MALSYISVLFLIVSLLSISFTLTSVRADLVNDVCAKTQKPAICLSALNGDSRSKSANLEGLATISIDISLKNMQSAHDLVNTLLKQATDPKLKTRYSSCLENYNDGIDDLRGLPALLKSKDYAGLNIHASAALDDPSTCDDNFSDPPAEAPQLKAASDKLQGLIDIILVISNLLKGGDRNL
- the LOC129894494 gene encoding pectinesterase inhibitor-like; translation: MALSYNFAIFLIASVLSILFTLTSVKADLINDVCSKTQKPAICLSALNGDPRSKGANLEGLGTISIDLSQKNAKSTHDLVSTLLTQATDPNLKRRYTSCLENYNDALNNLGELYGFLNSKDYDSLNIHASAASDDPSTCDDNFSGPPTESPQLKDASDKLQGLIGITLVISNQLKGGIHA